The following are encoded together in the bacterium genome:
- the msrP gene encoding protein-methionine-sulfoxide reductase catalytic subunit MsrP, whose amino-acid sequence MLIRIPRPWDLAANEITDETLYLRRREFLRGAALAAGALLVPACGPPGDAPAGATGAAAAETPPLASIPGIVRGPFATDEEITAEGKATSYNNFYELGTDKSDPAANAGRLVTKPWSVAIEGEVARPGTIGLEDLLRGLTPQERVYRHRCVEAWSMVIPWVGVPLGEVLQRHAPTSKAKYVAFRTLLDPEQMPGQRRRVLDWPYREGLRIDEAMHPLTLLAFGMYGKVLPNQNGAPLRLVVPWKYGFKGIKTIVAIRLQEAQPETSWNMAAPSEYGFYSNVNPAVDHPRWSQRSERRIGELRRRDTLPFNGYAEQVASLYAGMDLAKSF is encoded by the coding sequence ATGCTGATTCGCATCCCCCGCCCGTGGGACCTCGCCGCGAACGAGATCACCGACGAGACCCTCTATCTCCGCCGCCGCGAGTTTCTGCGCGGCGCGGCGCTCGCCGCCGGCGCGCTGCTCGTGCCGGCGTGCGGCCCGCCCGGCGACGCGCCCGCCGGCGCCACCGGCGCCGCCGCCGCCGAGACGCCGCCCTTGGCGTCCATCCCCGGAATCGTCCGCGGCCCGTTTGCCACCGACGAGGAGATCACCGCCGAAGGCAAGGCCACCAGCTACAACAACTTCTACGAGCTCGGCACCGACAAGAGCGATCCCGCGGCGAACGCCGGCCGGTTGGTCACCAAGCCGTGGTCGGTGGCGATCGAGGGCGAGGTCGCCAGGCCGGGCACGATCGGGCTCGAGGATCTGTTGCGCGGGCTGACGCCGCAGGAGCGCGTCTACCGCCACCGCTGCGTCGAGGCGTGGTCGATGGTGATCCCCTGGGTCGGCGTGCCGCTCGGCGAGGTGCTGCAGCGCCATGCGCCGACGTCGAAGGCGAAGTACGTCGCCTTCCGCACCCTGCTGGATCCCGAGCAGATGCCCGGCCAGCGCCGCCGCGTGCTCGACTGGCCGTACCGCGAGGGCCTGCGCATCGACGAGGCGATGCACCCGCTGACCCTCCTCGCCTTCGGCATGTACGGCAAGGTGCTGCCGAACCAGAACGGCGCGCCGCTGCGCCTGGTGGTGCCGTGGAAGTACGGCTTCAAGGGCATCAAGACGATCGTCGCCATCCGCCTGCAGGAGGCGCAGCCGGAGACGAGCTGGAACATGGCGGCGCCGAGCGAGTACGGCTTCTACTCGAACGTGAATCCGGCCGTCGATCACCCGCGCTGGAGCCAGCGGAGCGAGCGCCGCATCGGCGAGCTGCGGCGTCGCGACACCCTGCCCTTCAACGGCTACGCCGAGCAGGTCGCGTCGCTGTACGCCGGCATGGACCTGGCGAAGAGCTTCTGA
- a CDS encoding sulfoxide reductase heme-binding subunit YedZ: MLPAAWLAVAGWRDALGANPIEAITHGSGLWGLRFLLASLAITPLRRATAWNWLIAYRRPLGLLAFTYALLHVATFVALDHWFDWARILADLRKRPYVTAGAVAFLCLVPLAITSTRGWIRRLGRRWTTLHRLAYVAAAAVVIHYWWLVKADVRAPVGYGAILALLLLARAAPVARRRGATA; encoded by the coding sequence ATGCTGCCGGCGGCGTGGCTGGCGGTGGCGGGCTGGCGCGACGCGCTGGGCGCGAATCCGATCGAGGCGATCACCCATGGCAGCGGACTCTGGGGACTGCGCTTCCTGCTCGCCTCGCTGGCGATCACGCCGTTGCGCCGGGCGACGGCGTGGAACTGGCTGATCGCCTATCGCCGCCCGCTCGGCCTGCTGGCCTTCACCTACGCGCTGCTGCACGTCGCGACCTTCGTGGCGCTCGACCACTGGTTCGACTGGGCGCGGATTCTCGCCGACCTGCGCAAGCGGCCGTACGTCACCGCCGGCGCCGTCGCCTTCCTCTGCCTGGTGCCGCTCGCGATCACCTCCACCCGCGGCTGGATCCGCCGCCTCGGCAGGCGCTGGACGACGCTGCACCGCCTGGCCTACGTCGCCGCCGCCGCGGTGGTGATCCACTACTGGTGGTTGGTGAAGGCCGACGTCCGCGCGCCCGTCGGGTACGGAGCCATCCTGGCGCTGCTGCTGCTGGCGCGCGCGGCGCCCGTGGCGCGGCGGCGCGGCGCCACGGCTTGA
- a CDS encoding patatin-like phospholipase family protein → MLGLVLTAGGARGAYQAGVLKRIGEIPALRDRPSPFAVVAGASAGAINGAMVAATAEDVSAGTLRLAELWADLSAGQVFRSDPLALGAGGIRWLRDLSLGGLLGGGNIQSLLDASPLRALLAQHLPLAGIAESIRAGHLYAVAISATSYHSGKSFTFIQGRKGHPLWLKSRRVALPVELTVDHVCASASIPILFAPVQVPSPEVGECWFGDGGMRLVTPFSPAIRLGASRIFAVGIRCKSSADALSRAELRVDEESHGGVGSIARPPLAQICGVFLNAIFLDHLDTDLDHLLRMNELIAANGHPSGNGNGRRKKAAPVSEPMRRIEPLVISPSADLAIVAAAFAHKMPRPVRYLLDGLGTPNAQSADLMSYLLFDSSYTRALIDIGYQDAHARIDEIEAFVRR, encoded by the coding sequence ATGTTGGGCCTGGTGCTGACCGCAGGTGGGGCGCGCGGTGCCTATCAGGCCGGTGTGCTCAAGCGCATCGGTGAGATACCGGCGCTGCGCGACCGGCCGTCGCCGTTCGCGGTCGTCGCCGGCGCCTCGGCCGGCGCCATCAACGGCGCCATGGTGGCGGCCACGGCCGAGGACGTGAGCGCCGGCACGCTGCGTCTGGCCGAGCTGTGGGCGGATCTGTCGGCGGGGCAGGTCTTCCGCTCCGACCCGCTGGCGCTCGGCGCCGGCGGCATCCGCTGGCTGCGCGACCTCTCCCTCGGCGGCCTGCTCGGCGGCGGCAACATTCAATCGCTGCTCGACGCCAGCCCGCTGCGCGCCCTGCTCGCCCAGCACCTGCCGCTGGCGGGCATCGCCGAGTCGATCCGCGCCGGGCACCTGTACGCGGTCGCGATCTCGGCGACCAGCTACCACTCCGGCAAGTCGTTCACCTTCATCCAGGGCCGCAAGGGTCACCCGCTGTGGCTGAAGAGCCGGCGGGTCGCGCTGCCGGTCGAGCTGACGGTCGATCACGTCTGCGCCTCGGCGTCGATCCCGATTCTCTTCGCGCCGGTGCAGGTGCCCTCGCCCGAGGTCGGCGAGTGCTGGTTCGGCGACGGCGGCATGCGCCTGGTGACCCCCTTCAGCCCGGCGATCCGGCTCGGCGCCTCGCGCATCTTCGCCGTCGGCATCCGGTGCAAGAGCTCCGCCGATGCCCTGTCGCGCGCCGAGTTGCGGGTCGACGAGGAATCGCACGGCGGCGTCGGCTCGATCGCCCGCCCGCCCCTGGCGCAGATCTGCGGCGTCTTTCTCAACGCCATCTTCCTCGACCATCTCGATACCGATCTCGACCACCTGCTGCGGATGAACGAGCTGATCGCCGCCAACGGCCACCCGTCCGGCAACGGCAACGGCCGCCGCAAGAAGGCAGCGCCGGTGAGCGAGCCGATGCGCCGCATCGAGCCGCTGGTGATCAGCCCCTCGGCCGACCTGGCGATCGTCGCCGCGGCGTTCGCCCACAAGATGCCGCGCCCCGTCCGCTACCTGCTCGACGGCCTCGGCACCCCGAACGCGCAGAGCGCCGATCTCATGAGCTACCTGCTGTTCGACTCGTCCTACACCCGCGCCCTGATCGACATCGGCTACCAGGACGCGCACGCCCGCATCGACGAGATCGAGGCCTTCGTTCGCCGCTGA
- a CDS encoding methyltransferase, whose protein sequence is MESGVDPAVTLSRLVFGYALSQAVYVAAKLGVPDLLAHGARDGADLARATNTHAPSLSRLLRLLAAHEVLAEVAENRFALAPMGALLRSDAVGSQRPYAIMTMELEFPAWGQLLHAVTTGEPGFDRAFGQPYWPYLASTPAGAVLDAAMVGLTRWQADAIVATYDFARCGTVVDVGGGHGTLLAAILAAHPTLRGVLFDAPQVVEGARVLLEQRGVLDRCTLVGGDFLQSVAPGADTYVLKWIVHDWDDAHAQTILAHCRQAMRPGGRLLLVEGIVPAGTATPEHAEKLADDVLMMVLFGGRERTRTQFAQLLDAAGFALAGVSEAGPGLCVIEAVPK, encoded by the coding sequence ATGGAATCCGGTGTGGACCCCGCGGTCACCCTGAGTCGCCTCGTCTTCGGCTACGCCTTGTCCCAAGCCGTGTACGTCGCGGCGAAGCTGGGCGTGCCGGACCTGCTGGCCCATGGTGCGAGAGACGGAGCTGACCTCGCGCGCGCGACCAACACCCACGCGCCGTCGTTGTCGCGTTTGCTGCGGCTGCTCGCCGCGCACGAGGTTCTCGCGGAGGTCGCCGAGAATCGCTTCGCGCTCGCGCCGATGGGCGCCTTGCTGCGTTCCGATGCGGTCGGATCGCAGCGCCCGTACGCGATCATGACGATGGAGCTCGAATTTCCCGCGTGGGGTCAGCTCCTCCACGCGGTGACCACCGGGGAACCCGGGTTCGATCGCGCCTTCGGACAGCCCTACTGGCCGTATCTGGCGAGCACTCCCGCCGGCGCCGTGCTCGACGCCGCGATGGTGGGCCTGACCCGCTGGCAGGCGGACGCCATCGTCGCGACCTATGACTTCGCCAGGTGTGGCACGGTGGTCGACGTCGGCGGCGGGCACGGAACCCTGCTGGCGGCGATCCTGGCCGCGCATCCGACCTTGCGCGGTGTCTTGTTCGACGCCCCGCAGGTGGTCGAGGGGGCGCGCGTTCTCCTCGAGCAGCGGGGCGTCCTCGATCGCTGCACGCTGGTCGGCGGCGATTTCCTGCAGTCGGTCGCGCCGGGGGCGGACACGTACGTGCTGAAGTGGATCGTCCACGATTGGGACGACGCGCACGCCCAGACGATCCTTGCGCACTGTCGGCAGGCGATGCGACCGGGCGGCCGGCTGCTGTTGGTCGAGGGCATCGTTCCCGCCGGCACCGCCACGCCCGAGCACGCCGAGAAGCTCGCAGATGATGTCCTCATGATGGTGCTCTTCGGCGGGCGGGAGCGCACCCGTACGCAGTTCGCGCAACTGCTGGACGCCGCCGGCTTCGCGCTCGCGGGGGTCTCCGAGGCCGGGCCCGGGCTGTGCGTCATCGAGGCAGTCCCGAAGTGA
- a CDS encoding RidA family protein, translated as MTKQIVNPAGMAPPTGYSYAVKKGGTPVFISGQVALDGEGKLVGEGDPAAQTEQVFENLRTVVEACGGTMDDIVKITIFVTDPAYRPAVAAARQRHFAEGHYPASTYLVVSALAVPQLLVEIEAVAMIG; from the coding sequence ATGACCAAGCAGATCGTGAATCCCGCCGGAATGGCGCCGCCGACCGGCTACTCGTACGCCGTGAAGAAGGGCGGCACGCCGGTCTTCATTTCGGGGCAGGTGGCGCTCGACGGCGAGGGCAAGCTGGTCGGCGAGGGGGACCCCGCGGCGCAGACCGAGCAGGTGTTCGAGAACCTGCGCACCGTGGTCGAGGCGTGCGGCGGCACGATGGACGACATCGTGAAGATCACCATCTTCGTCACCGATCCGGCCTACCGCCCGGCCGTCGCCGCGGCGCGGCAGAGGCACTTCGCGGAGGGCCACTACCCGGCGAGCACCTACCTCGTCGTCTCCGCCCTCGCCGTTCCCCAGCTCCTGGTCGAGATCGAAGCCGTCGCCATGATCGGCTGA
- a CDS encoding TIGR03617 family F420-dependent LLM class oxidoreductase, whose protein sequence is MRIDGGLTTLELAHVPAAARDLAALGYDGLFTFEGKSDPFLPLVLAAEHAPGLTLGTAVALAFPRSPMHLAYIGHDLQAQSRGRFVLGLGAQIRTHIEKRFSAVYDHPVARMRELVLALRAIWRCWYEGGRLDFRGRFYRHTLMTPIFEPAPHPFGPPAVYLAGVQPRMTAVAGEVADGLIVHPFNSRRFLERDLLPALDRGCARGGRTRGALTVMCQALVATGVTDAERELATSMVRGQLAFYASTPAYRPILDAHGWGPLQEELHALSKRGEWGAMGERISDEMLATFAAVGAPEEIPAQLRARYGGIADRLMLVHYTSLEGEARQRWRAMLDAIRAQPGPSSGA, encoded by the coding sequence ATGCGCATCGACGGCGGACTCACCACCCTCGAGCTGGCGCACGTGCCGGCGGCGGCGCGCGACCTGGCGGCGCTCGGCTACGACGGCCTCTTCACCTTCGAGGGCAAGAGCGATCCCTTCCTGCCGCTGGTGCTGGCGGCCGAGCACGCGCCCGGGCTGACGCTCGGCACGGCGGTGGCGCTGGCGTTCCCGCGCAGCCCGATGCACCTCGCCTACATCGGCCACGATCTGCAGGCGCAGTCGCGGGGGCGCTTCGTCCTCGGGCTCGGGGCGCAGATCCGCACCCACATCGAGAAGCGCTTCAGCGCCGTCTACGACCATCCGGTGGCGCGCATGCGCGAGCTGGTGCTGGCGTTGCGGGCGATCTGGCGCTGCTGGTACGAGGGCGGCCGCCTGGATTTCCGCGGCCGGTTCTACCGGCACACGCTGATGACGCCGATCTTCGAGCCGGCGCCGCATCCGTTCGGGCCGCCGGCCGTCTACCTCGCCGGCGTGCAGCCGCGCATGACGGCGGTGGCGGGCGAGGTCGCCGACGGGCTGATCGTCCATCCCTTCAACTCGCGCCGCTTCCTCGAGCGCGACCTGCTGCCGGCGCTCGATCGGGGCTGCGCGCGCGGCGGCCGGACGCGCGGCGCGCTGACCGTGATGTGCCAGGCGCTGGTCGCCACCGGCGTCACCGACGCCGAGCGCGAGCTGGCGACGTCGATGGTGCGCGGCCAGCTCGCGTTCTACGCGTCGACGCCGGCGTATCGGCCGATCCTCGACGCGCACGGTTGGGGTCCGCTGCAGGAGGAGCTGCACGCGCTCTCGAAGCGCGGCGAATGGGGCGCGATGGGCGAGCGGATCAGCGACGAGATGTTGGCGACCTTCGCCGCCGTCGGCGCGCCGGAGGAGATCCCGGCCCAGCTCCGTGCCCGCTACGGCGGCATCGCCGACCGCCTGATGCTGGTGCACTACACCAGCCTCGAGGGCGAGGCGCGCCAGCGCTGGCGCGCCATGCTGGACGCGATCCGGGCCCAGCCCGGCCCGTCGTCTGGCGCCTGA
- a CDS encoding TetR/AcrR family transcriptional regulator produces MPRSTNAAAPRRRGRPRQFEYDAALDAALRAFWERGYAGTSIDHLTAAMGLNRPSLYAAFGNKDAVYAAAIAHYVDTVGRAYVAALNRPPALADALTAFFAAVIDVATGRHGPTGCALACTLPAEAGASPVARAQLARAFAQVDRAIAARLETARAAGQLAASADVRALAQLIAGTMFAIAIRARAGASRAELRRVAGALVALLTGAARRR; encoded by the coding sequence ATGCCACGATCGACGAACGCCGCCGCGCCGCGGCGGCGCGGCCGGCCGCGCCAGTTCGAGTACGACGCGGCGCTCGACGCGGCGCTGCGCGCCTTCTGGGAGCGCGGCTACGCCGGCACGTCCATCGATCATCTCACGGCCGCCATGGGGCTCAACCGGCCGAGCCTGTACGCCGCGTTCGGCAACAAGGACGCCGTCTACGCCGCCGCCATCGCCCACTACGTCGACACCGTCGGCCGCGCCTACGTCGCGGCGCTGAACCGCCCCCCGGCGCTGGCCGACGCGCTGACGGCGTTCTTCGCCGCGGTCATCGACGTCGCCACCGGCCGCCACGGCCCGACCGGCTGCGCGCTCGCCTGCACGCTGCCGGCGGAGGCGGGCGCCTCGCCGGTGGCGCGCGCGCAATTGGCGCGCGCCTTCGCCCAGGTCGACCGCGCCATCGCGGCGCGCCTCGAGACGGCGCGCGCCGCCGGTCAGCTTGCCGCCTCGGCGGACGTGCGCGCGCTGGCGCAGCTCATCGCCGGCACCATGTTCGCGATCGCCATCCGGGCGCGCGCCGGGGCATCGCGCGCCGAGCTGCGGCGGGTCGCCGGCGCGCTGGTCGCGCTGCTCACCGGTGCCGCCCGGCGGCGCTGA
- the gstA gene encoding glutathione transferase GstA, which yields MELYFAPFACSLVSHITAREAGIPLDLRQVSLATKRLADGADYLAVTPKGYVPALRLDDGTLLTESPVVVQYLADQRPESGLLPPAGSRQRYEVLEWVLYLSTEIHKGILNPIFSPLAPEAVKAHARALTPRKLPLLARQVEDRELLVGDHFTVADAYLTWALTLCRHAEISLDQWPSLRAYRKRMQARPAVRAAIAYEQERLAA from the coding sequence ATGGAGCTCTATTTCGCGCCCTTCGCCTGTTCGCTGGTCAGCCACATCACGGCGCGCGAGGCCGGCATCCCGCTCGACCTGCGGCAGGTGAGCCTGGCGACCAAACGCCTCGCCGACGGCGCCGACTATCTGGCGGTGACGCCCAAGGGCTACGTGCCGGCGCTGCGCCTCGACGACGGCACGCTGCTGACCGAGAGCCCGGTGGTGGTCCAGTACCTCGCCGACCAGCGGCCGGAGTCGGGCCTGCTGCCGCCGGCCGGCTCGCGCCAGCGCTACGAGGTGCTGGAATGGGTCCTCTATCTCTCGACCGAGATCCACAAGGGCATCCTGAACCCGATCTTCAGCCCGCTCGCGCCGGAGGCGGTGAAGGCGCATGCGCGCGCGCTGACGCCGCGCAAACTGCCGCTGCTCGCGCGGCAGGTCGAGGACCGCGAGCTCCTGGTCGGCGACCATTTCACCGTCGCCGATGCCTACCTGACGTGGGCCCTCACCCTCTGCCGCCACGCCGAGATCAGCCTCGACCAGTGGCCGTCGCTGCGCGCCTACCGCAAGCGCATGCAGGCGCGTCCGGCGGTGCGGGCCGCCATCGCCTACGAACAGGAGCGCCTCGCGGCCTGA
- a CDS encoding outer membrane lipoprotein-sorting protein yields the protein MLGADNWQEAKGLLPDEMLDCYRRGDFRHRVGDFAIDRIGDDPVFREALDANRGRYALNDAGSIIDVRTGQAPDYVYAWPFPDIDPRDPQAAMKIVWNFFYTTYYGGNAHYRADLLWVSRRGLDRAIEVDSHVKHYDGQHPRFREPDADRELLTQSLAEVRAPADVSGIVSLSWRYRGADRRDAIWTFVPALRRVRQVSPANRSDGFLGSDLTQDDGNYFDGKVEDFTWKLVGEQDLLVLFDAPSFERAPTLERLPGGGWRMLIPGGARVGFQRPDWTGAPWCPLQEILVRRPHWVVEAVPKDPYYLFGRLVFRFDKELFMGSYSSKYDWQGTLIGSYSAIRTNIVRVAPGELWGWAGGAVALAFNWKLDRATTAGIAAGQNVPADSRIPLSPSLFSLQRLMDKGR from the coding sequence GTGCTCGGTGCGGACAACTGGCAGGAGGCGAAGGGGCTGCTGCCGGACGAGATGCTCGACTGCTACCGGCGCGGCGACTTCCGCCATCGCGTCGGAGACTTCGCGATCGACCGCATCGGCGACGACCCGGTGTTCCGGGAGGCGCTGGACGCCAACCGCGGCCGCTACGCGCTGAACGACGCCGGATCGATCATCGACGTCCGCACCGGGCAGGCGCCGGACTACGTGTATGCGTGGCCGTTCCCCGACATCGATCCCCGCGATCCGCAGGCGGCGATGAAGATCGTGTGGAACTTCTTCTACACCACCTACTACGGCGGCAACGCGCACTACCGCGCCGATCTGCTGTGGGTGTCGCGGCGCGGGCTCGATCGCGCCATCGAGGTCGACAGCCACGTGAAGCACTACGACGGCCAGCATCCGCGCTTCCGCGAGCCCGACGCCGACCGCGAGCTGCTCACCCAGAGCCTGGCCGAGGTGCGGGCGCCGGCGGACGTCAGCGGCATCGTCTCGCTCTCCTGGCGCTACCGCGGCGCCGACCGCCGCGACGCCATCTGGACCTTCGTCCCGGCGCTGCGCCGGGTGCGCCAGGTATCGCCCGCCAACCGCTCCGACGGCTTCCTCGGCTCCGACCTGACGCAGGACGACGGCAACTACTTCGACGGCAAGGTGGAGGACTTCACCTGGAAGCTGGTTGGCGAGCAGGACCTGCTGGTGCTCTTCGACGCGCCGTCGTTCGAGCGCGCGCCCACCCTCGAGCGTCTCCCCGGCGGCGGCTGGCGGATGCTCATCCCCGGCGGCGCGCGCGTCGGCTTCCAGCGCCCGGACTGGACGGGCGCGCCGTGGTGCCCGCTGCAGGAGATCCTGGTCCGGCGCCCCCACTGGGTCGTCGAGGCGGTGCCGAAGGACCCGTACTATCTCTTCGGCCGCCTCGTCTTCCGCTTCGACAAGGAGCTGTTCATGGGCAGCTACAGCTCCAAGTACGACTGGCAGGGTACCCTCATCGGCTCCTACTCGGCGATCCGCACCAACATCGTCAGGGTCGCGCCGGGGGAGCTCTGGGGATGGGCCGGCGGCGCGGTCGCGCTGGCGTTCAACTGGAAGCTCGACCGCGCCACCACGGCCGGCATCGCCGCCGGGCAGAACGTCCCCGCCGATTCGCGCATCCCGCTGTCGCCCAGCCTCTTCTCGCTGCAACGCCTGATGGACAAGGGGCGCTGA
- a CDS encoding GNAT family N-acetyltransferase — protein MALIIAEADLDDPIHGEAIVAVLDSYARDPIGGGRPLSPEIRRRLVPGLRQQPNTLVLLAFDVDQPVGLAVCFFGFSTFAARPLLNVHDLAVVPARRGAGIGTALLAEAEARARARGCCKLTLEVQENNDRARAVYARFGFTDYVLGGAPLPTRFLTKLLDG, from the coding sequence ATGGCGCTGATCATCGCCGAAGCCGATCTCGACGATCCCATCCATGGCGAGGCGATCGTGGCGGTGCTGGACTCGTACGCGCGCGATCCGATCGGCGGCGGCCGGCCGCTGAGTCCCGAGATCCGCCGCCGACTGGTGCCGGGGCTGCGGCAGCAGCCGAACACGTTGGTGCTGCTCGCGTTCGACGTCGATCAGCCGGTCGGCCTCGCGGTCTGCTTCTTCGGCTTCTCGACCTTCGCGGCGCGGCCGCTGCTCAACGTCCACGATCTCGCGGTCGTTCCGGCGCGCCGCGGCGCCGGCATCGGCACGGCCCTGCTGGCCGAGGCGGAGGCGCGGGCGCGCGCCCGCGGCTGCTGCAAGCTCACGCTCGAGGTGCAGGAGAACAACGATCGCGCCCGCGCGGTGTACGCCAGATTCGGCTTCACGGACTACGTCCTCGGCGGGGCGCCCCTGCCGACCCGCTTTCTCACCAAGCTGCTCGACGGGTGA
- a CDS encoding aldehyde dehydrogenase, giving the protein MTPPRLYIDGRFVAATGDDAHRNTNPATGELLAEVRAASLADVDAAVAAAARAFPSWRATPRRERAAVLRRIGDIVRRHRDELARLIALENGKLYREALDDDMPDTADVFDYYAGWTDKLYGETCPVDGPFLNYTLREPLGVCALIAPWNYPLLLAAWKLAPALAMGNSAVLKPSPFTPFSLHRFMELLHGEAALPPGLVNVVLGDAPVGAALTAHPGVAAVSFTGSTAVGRQVLHGAAASNLKRVALELGGKSPNILFADVPDLDRCIDRSFTLMFAQKGEKCSQPTRFLIERPLYATVVERLAARAEAVVCGDPFDPASQQGAQCNRPQFEKILAAIDGARAEGARLRAGGGPDTRGANARGLFVRPTIFDEVTPAMRLAREEVFGPVLAVLPFDDEAEAVRLANDTDYGLAAGLWTGDVARAHRVAAQLDAGMVFVNRYGCYDFASPFGGVKQSGWGREMAIHSLESFTRLKSVWIAL; this is encoded by the coding sequence CTGACGCCGCCGCGCCTCTACATCGACGGCCGCTTCGTCGCCGCGACCGGCGACGATGCGCACCGCAACACCAACCCGGCCACCGGCGAGCTGCTCGCCGAGGTGCGGGCGGCCTCGCTCGCCGACGTCGACGCGGCGGTCGCGGCGGCGGCGCGCGCCTTTCCCTCCTGGCGCGCCACGCCGCGGCGCGAGCGCGCCGCCGTCCTGCGCCGCATCGGCGACATCGTCCGCCGCCACCGCGACGAGCTGGCGCGCCTGATCGCGCTCGAGAACGGCAAGCTCTACCGCGAGGCGCTCGACGACGACATGCCGGACACCGCCGACGTCTTCGACTACTACGCCGGCTGGACCGACAAGCTGTACGGCGAGACCTGTCCGGTGGACGGTCCGTTCCTCAACTACACCCTGCGCGAGCCGCTCGGCGTCTGCGCGCTCATCGCGCCCTGGAACTACCCGCTGCTGCTCGCCGCCTGGAAGCTGGCGCCGGCGCTGGCGATGGGCAACAGCGCCGTCCTCAAGCCGTCGCCCTTCACGCCCTTCTCGCTGCACCGCTTCATGGAGCTGTTGCACGGCGAGGCGGCGCTGCCGCCGGGTCTGGTGAACGTCGTGCTCGGCGACGCGCCGGTCGGCGCGGCGCTCACCGCCCACCCGGGCGTCGCCGCGGTGTCGTTCACCGGATCGACCGCGGTCGGCCGCCAGGTGCTGCACGGCGCGGCCGCGTCGAACCTCAAGCGCGTGGCGCTCGAGCTGGGCGGCAAATCACCGAACATCCTCTTCGCCGACGTCCCGGATCTCGACCGCTGCATCGACCGCTCCTTCACGCTGATGTTCGCGCAGAAGGGCGAGAAGTGCTCGCAGCCGACGCGCTTCCTGATCGAGCGGCCGCTGTACGCGACCGTCGTCGAGCGCCTCGCCGCCCGGGCCGAGGCGGTGGTGTGCGGCGACCCGTTCGATCCCGCCAGCCAGCAGGGCGCGCAGTGCAACCGGCCGCAGTTCGAGAAGATCCTCGCCGCGATCGACGGCGCCAGGGCCGAGGGCGCCCGCCTGCGCGCCGGCGGCGGCCCGGACACGCGCGGCGCCAATGCGCGGGGACTGTTCGTCCGCCCGACCATCTTCGACGAAGTGACGCCGGCGATGCGCCTGGCGCGCGAGGAGGTGTTCGGCCCGGTGCTGGCGGTGCTGCCGTTCGACGACGAGGCCGAAGCGGTGCGCCTGGCCAACGACACCGACTACGGCCTCGCCGCCGGCCTGTGGACCGGCGACGTCGCCCGCGCCCACCGCGTCGCCGCGCAGCTCGATGCCGGCATGGTCTTCGTCAACCGCTACGGCTGCTACGACTTCGCCAGCCCCTTCGGCGGCGTCAAGCAGAGCGGCTGGGGGCGCGAGATGGCGATCCATTCGCTGGAGTCGTTCACCCGACTCAAGTCGGTGTGGATCGCGCTGTAG